The following are encoded in a window of Mycobacterium vicinigordonae genomic DNA:
- a CDS encoding type II toxin-antitoxin system Rv0910 family toxin encodes MASVELSSDVPMTPQDMWLHVSDLSKLNEWLIMHEGWRSDVPEEITEGTQVIGVAKSKGLRNRVTWTVTKWDPPHEVAMSGDGKGGAKYGVRVTVTPSNDGSTMGLRLELGGRALFGPVGSAAARAVRGDVEKSLRNFVEKYA; translated from the coding sequence ATGGCTTCCGTTGAGCTCAGTTCCGACGTCCCGATGACCCCCCAAGACATGTGGTTGCACGTTTCGGATCTGTCCAAGCTGAACGAGTGGCTCATCATGCACGAGGGCTGGCGCAGCGACGTGCCCGAGGAGATCACCGAAGGCACCCAGGTCATCGGCGTGGCGAAATCCAAGGGTCTGCGCAACCGGGTGACCTGGACAGTGACGAAGTGGGACCCGCCGCACGAAGTCGCGATGTCCGGGGACGGCAAGGGCGGAGCAAAATACGGTGTGCGCGTCACTGTGACTCCGAGCAACGACGGCTCGACCATGGGGCTGCGTCTTGAGCTGGGTGGGCGAGCGTTGTTCGGTCCGGTCGGCTCCGCGGCTGCGCGCGCCGTCAGAGGGGACGTGGAAAAGTCGCTCCGTAACTTCGTCGAGAAGTACGCGTAG
- a CDS encoding serine/threonine-protein kinase, producing the protein MTDRAGTRFGPYLLKRLLGAGGFGEVYAAEDTVMHRVVALKVLTSSYSHNPAFRERLFREARTAGRLHDPHVVPIHGCGEIDGQLYIDMRLIDGTDLQTILEHHGALPPPRAVHIVRQIASALDAAHAETVIHRDVKPANILLSGHDFACLVDFGLASAATDTKLTSEGTTIGSFAYLAPERLASGHITPGADIYALACVLYECLTGSAPYADRTEIPGIIAAHLSSPPPRPSQQRPDIPVGFDDVITRGMAKDPTQRYPSAGALAAAAQNALNSPPAGQPAPAGRPAPMTQPWSAPQPAKAPLRTNTRRRRLATAIAVAGVFAATATIIGLVQAGNRHAAGPGSAPSRGLATTPSAAAPKLNATPLPIIGTDYLKGVAVDAAGSIYVVDSTAMHVLKLTAGASAATEVPFPKLANPEWVAVDGPGNVYVADRSAGGRGTKLLKLAPGGGAATELPFGPIFASGVAVDSGGNVYVSTSDKVLEVSVGATAPTILPFGSGLFHGIAVDGTGNVYVAQQGSVLKLAPGAAAPTQLPFAQLGAAQGVAVDQRGTVYVTDNAGGKGQLVKLAVGADTSTPQGAPEMQEFAGIAVDAAANIYLTQNNRLLKVPAS; encoded by the coding sequence GTGACTGACCGTGCCGGTACGCGCTTCGGGCCATATCTACTCAAGCGACTACTGGGCGCAGGCGGATTTGGTGAGGTGTACGCCGCTGAAGACACCGTCATGCACCGAGTGGTGGCCTTGAAGGTGCTAACCAGCAGCTACTCGCACAACCCCGCATTCCGCGAACGACTCTTCCGCGAGGCCCGCACCGCCGGACGACTGCACGACCCGCACGTGGTGCCCATCCACGGCTGCGGCGAAATCGACGGCCAGCTCTACATCGACATGCGGCTCATCGACGGCACCGACCTGCAAACCATCCTGGAACACCACGGCGCCCTACCCCCGCCACGAGCAGTCCACATCGTGCGCCAGATCGCCTCCGCCCTCGACGCCGCCCACGCCGAAACCGTAATCCACCGCGACGTCAAACCAGCCAACATCCTGCTCAGCGGTCACGACTTCGCCTGCCTAGTCGACTTCGGCCTAGCCAGCGCCGCCACCGACACCAAACTCACCAGCGAAGGCACCACCATCGGCTCCTTCGCCTACCTCGCCCCCGAACGCCTCGCCTCCGGCCACATCACACCAGGCGCCGACATCTACGCCTTGGCCTGCGTACTCTACGAATGCCTCACCGGATCAGCGCCCTACGCCGACCGAACCGAGATACCAGGCATCATCGCCGCGCACCTAAGCTCCCCACCACCACGGCCCAGCCAGCAACGACCCGACATCCCCGTCGGATTCGACGACGTCATCACCCGCGGCATGGCCAAAGATCCCACCCAGCGCTACCCCAGCGCCGGCGCACTGGCCGCCGCCGCCCAAAACGCCCTTAACAGTCCCCCGGCGGGGCAACCCGCACCCGCAGGGCGACCTGCGCCGATGACGCAGCCCTGGTCAGCACCGCAACCCGCGAAGGCACCCTTGCGCACCAATACGCGACGACGGCGCCTCGCCACCGCCATCGCCGTCGCCGGTGTCTTCGCCGCAACGGCCACGATCATCGGACTTGTCCAGGCCGGCAACCGGCACGCCGCAGGGCCGGGCAGCGCGCCATCGCGCGGGTTAGCTACCACACCGTCTGCAGCTGCTCCGAAACTCAATGCAACGCCCTTGCCGATCATCGGGACGGACTACCTCAAGGGCGTCGCGGTAGACGCTGCCGGCAGCATCTACGTCGTCGACAGCACGGCCATGCATGTCCTGAAACTGACCGCCGGTGCCAGTGCGGCCACCGAAGTGCCCTTCCCCAAGCTGGCCAATCCAGAGTGGGTGGCAGTTGATGGCCCAGGCAATGTGTATGTCGCGGACCGAAGCGCCGGAGGCCGCGGAACCAAATTGCTCAAGTTGGCGCCCGGGGGCGGTGCCGCCACTGAGTTGCCCTTCGGTCCGATCTTCGCGAGCGGTGTCGCCGTCGACTCCGGCGGCAACGTCTATGTATCGACCTCCGACAAAGTGCTCGAAGTCAGCGTCGGGGCCACTGCCCCCACGATCCTTCCGTTCGGCAGCGGGCTATTTCACGGCATCGCGGTAGACGGCACCGGCAACGTCTACGTCGCACAGCAGGGCAGTGTGCTCAAACTCGCCCCGGGTGCCGCCGCCCCGACCCAGCTGCCGTTCGCTCAGCTCGGCGCCGCCCAAGGCGTCGCAGTCGATCAGCGCGGCACCGTCTATGTCACCGACAACGCCGGCGGCAAGGGCCAGTTGGTCAAACTCGCTGTCGGTGCCGACACCTCGACGCCACAGGGCGCGCCGGAGATGCAGGAATTCGCCGGGATTGCGGTCGACGCGGCGGCCAACATTTACCTGACGCAGAACAACCGGCTCCTGAAAGTGCCGGCCAGTTAA
- a CDS encoding serine/threonine-protein kinase, translating to MTGSKGSHGAPNSSWPRAGSRFGPYVLRRLLGSGGFGEVYAAEDTVMHRVVALKVLTSSYSHNPAFRERLFREARTAGRLHDPHVVPIHGCGEIDGQLYIDMRLIDGTDLQTILEHHGALPPPRAVHIVRQIASALDAAHAETVIHRDVKPANILLSGHDFACLVDFGLASAATDTKLTSEGTTIGSFAYLAPERLASGHITPGADIYALACVLYECLTGSAPYADRTEIPGIIAAHLSSPPPRPSQQRPDIPVGFDDVITRGMAKDPTQRYPSAGALAAAAQNALDTPTAKPAAVTQRHRPSAQTTPADLGRPASGKPHRRTALVLAALATVAAVVVAVVVVVATRSPEHSTSPTSRTSTAPPQQSNAVPPLNATRLPVVGTGELVGVAIGPGGEVYFVNSNDAKVFELTANAAAPVEVPIRSLTKPKYLSVDSAGAVYVSDMVSTGTGRIVKLDRGATAAVELPLGRINPTGIAVDAAGNVYVAAVDQILELAVGATTPAVLPFGVGPFEGVAVDGTGTVFAVQPGRVLKLVAGATSPAQLPFGQLGLAQGIAVDDQGTLYVIDNADNMGRLYTFAAGASAPKLMAAPEIQPFGGVAVDKAHFVYLTEYNRVLKLGAGQ from the coding sequence GTGACGGGGTCGAAAGGCAGCCACGGCGCTCCGAATTCGTCGTGGCCACGCGCAGGCTCTCGATTTGGGCCCTACGTGTTGCGCCGGTTGCTGGGCAGCGGCGGATTTGGTGAGGTGTACGCCGCTGAAGACACCGTCATGCACCGAGTGGTGGCCTTGAAGGTGCTAACCAGCAGCTACTCGCACAACCCCGCATTCCGCGAACGACTCTTCCGCGAGGCCCGCACCGCCGGACGACTGCACGACCCGCACGTGGTGCCCATCCACGGCTGCGGCGAAATCGACGGCCAGCTCTACATCGACATGCGGCTCATCGACGGCACCGACCTGCAAACCATCCTGGAACACCACGGCGCCCTACCCCCGCCACGAGCAGTCCACATCGTGCGCCAGATCGCCTCCGCCCTCGACGCCGCCCACGCCGAAACCGTAATCCACCGCGACGTCAAACCAGCCAACATCCTGCTCAGCGGTCACGACTTCGCCTGCCTAGTCGACTTCGGCCTAGCCAGCGCCGCCACCGACACCAAACTCACCAGCGAAGGCACCACCATCGGCTCCTTCGCCTACCTCGCCCCCGAACGCCTCGCCTCCGGCCACATCACACCAGGCGCCGACATCTACGCCTTGGCCTGCGTACTCTACGAATGCCTCACCGGATCAGCGCCCTACGCCGACCGAACCGAGATACCAGGCATCATCGCCGCGCACCTAAGCTCCCCACCACCACGGCCCAGCCAGCAACGACCCGACATCCCCGTCGGATTCGACGACGTCATCACCCGCGGCATGGCCAAAGATCCCACCCAGCGCTACCCCAGCGCCGGCGCACTGGCCGCCGCCGCCCAAAACGCCCTCGACACGCCGACGGCAAAACCTGCCGCGGTGACGCAACGCCACCGACCGTCGGCACAGACGACGCCGGCGGACCTCGGACGGCCGGCCAGCGGAAAACCGCACCGCCGCACCGCCCTGGTCCTTGCGGCCCTGGCGACCGTTGCCGCCGTCGTCGTCGCCGTGGTCGTAGTGGTGGCCACCCGATCACCCGAGCACTCCACCAGCCCAACCTCGCGGACCAGCACCGCGCCACCCCAGCAGAGCAATGCCGTGCCGCCGTTGAACGCCACCCGGCTACCGGTCGTCGGGACGGGCGAACTCGTCGGTGTGGCGATCGGTCCGGGCGGCGAGGTGTATTTCGTCAATTCGAATGACGCCAAGGTCTTTGAGTTAACGGCCAACGCCGCCGCGCCGGTCGAGGTACCTATCCGGAGCCTCACCAAGCCCAAGTACTTGAGTGTGGATTCGGCTGGTGCGGTGTACGTCTCGGACATGGTGAGCACGGGCACCGGCAGAATCGTCAAGCTCGATCGCGGTGCTACCGCTGCGGTCGAGCTGCCTTTAGGCCGCATCAATCCGACGGGCATCGCGGTGGACGCCGCCGGGAATGTCTACGTCGCCGCTGTCGACCAGATACTCGAGCTCGCCGTCGGAGCGACAACTCCCGCGGTGCTTCCGTTCGGCGTGGGACCGTTCGAGGGAGTCGCCGTCGACGGAACCGGAACCGTGTTCGCCGTGCAGCCAGGTCGGGTGCTCAAACTGGTTGCCGGCGCGACCAGCCCCGCGCAGCTGCCGTTCGGGCAGCTCGGCCTGGCGCAAGGCATCGCAGTGGACGACCAGGGCACCCTCTATGTCATTGACAACGCCGACAACATGGGCCGCCTCTACACGTTCGCGGCCGGCGCCTCGGCGCCCAAACTGATGGCCGCGCCGGAGATCCAGCCGTTCGGCGGCGTGGCAGTGGACAAGGCCCACTTCGTGTACCTGACCGAATACAACCGGGTGCTCAAGCTTGGAGCGGGACAATGA
- a CDS encoding serine/threonine-protein kinase: MAVEQDRAGTQFGPYRLIRLLGSGGYGEVYEAEDTTMHRAVALKLLSSTYSQNPVFRERLFREARTAGRLREPHVLPIHSCGEIAGQVYLDMRLVRGVDLETVLRREGPMQPTRAVAIVEQVAGALDAAHAESVIHRDVKPANILLSGDDFASLVDFGLANAAGDARLTRPGKAVGTFDYVAPERLNGSPVDHRCDVYALACVLYELLTGTTPYGDSDDLPALMNAQLSAPIPRLGQRRAGLPLELDEVIARGMAKNPEARYPSAGDLAADARRALGPAPAGRQWAAAPAPVTQPWNSPVPPRPLPSPAHPVERKRRRRNMIAVAAVVVAAAVAVAVIGVMHRHAPTRPVATTPHPSSTVPVTLNFPALAAVRGVAVDGGGNVYAAELGHHSPEGRILKLPPGQPAPSELTFGEVYAEGVSVDAAGNVYIADLHGHAVWKLEPGARGPIKLPFGHLDTPRDVAIGNDGSVYVTDAGSRQVLKLPPGATSPTVLMPTTPVNTPLGIAVDNGGNVYLVDSADRRVLKLPSGSDTPAELAFPGLQEPYGVAVDSKGNVYVTDTMGRKVLKLAVGTTQAAPVPFASLNYPFGVAVDRDGDLYVADCHRSDDCANGKVLELGAAP, translated from the coding sequence ATGGCTGTGGAACAGGATCGGGCGGGTACGCAATTCGGCCCTTACCGACTGATCCGGCTGTTGGGCAGCGGTGGCTACGGCGAGGTCTACGAGGCCGAGGACACCACCATGCACCGCGCGGTTGCATTAAAACTGTTGAGTAGCACCTACTCCCAGAACCCGGTATTCCGCGAACGGCTGTTCCGCGAGGCCCGCACCGCGGGCCGGCTGCGTGAGCCCCACGTGCTGCCGATCCACAGTTGCGGAGAGATCGCCGGCCAGGTCTACCTCGACATGCGACTGGTGCGCGGCGTGGACCTGGAGACGGTGCTGCGGCGGGAAGGCCCGATGCAGCCCACACGCGCCGTCGCCATTGTCGAACAGGTCGCCGGCGCGCTGGACGCCGCGCACGCCGAATCGGTGATTCACCGCGACGTCAAACCGGCCAATATCCTGCTCTCCGGCGACGACTTCGCCAGCCTGGTCGACTTCGGCCTGGCTAACGCCGCCGGCGACGCGCGACTGACCAGGCCCGGAAAAGCCGTCGGCACCTTCGACTACGTCGCGCCCGAACGGCTCAATGGCTCCCCCGTCGACCATCGCTGCGACGTCTATGCGCTGGCCTGCGTTTTGTACGAACTGCTGACGGGCACAACGCCCTACGGCGACTCCGACGATCTGCCCGCACTGATGAACGCCCAGTTGAGCGCCCCAATCCCCCGCCTGGGCCAGCGGCGCGCCGGCCTGCCGCTCGAACTCGACGAGGTGATCGCGCGCGGCATGGCGAAAAATCCCGAGGCGCGCTACCCGAGCGCCGGGGACCTGGCCGCAGATGCCCGGCGTGCGCTGGGCCCGGCCCCGGCCGGCCGCCAATGGGCTGCCGCGCCCGCCCCGGTCACCCAGCCGTGGAATAGCCCGGTTCCGCCTCGCCCGCTGCCAAGTCCCGCCCATCCCGTCGAGCGAAAGCGGCGCCGCCGCAACATGATCGCCGTTGCTGCGGTCGTGGTCGCCGCCGCTGTCGCGGTCGCGGTGATCGGGGTGATGCACCGGCATGCTCCCACCCGCCCGGTTGCCACCACACCCCATCCCTCGTCGACGGTTCCGGTCACCCTGAACTTCCCAGCGCTGGCGGCAGTCCGCGGGGTGGCGGTCGACGGCGGCGGCAACGTGTATGCCGCCGAGCTTGGCCACCACTCCCCCGAGGGCCGCATCCTCAAACTGCCGCCCGGCCAGCCCGCTCCCTCTGAGCTGACTTTCGGAGAGGTCTACGCCGAGGGCGTGTCCGTCGACGCGGCCGGCAACGTGTACATCGCAGACCTGCACGGCCACGCGGTGTGGAAACTGGAACCCGGCGCGCGCGGGCCGATCAAGCTGCCATTCGGGCACCTCGACACCCCAAGGGATGTGGCGATCGGCAACGACGGCAGCGTCTACGTCACCGACGCGGGTTCGCGGCAGGTGCTCAAGCTGCCGCCCGGGGCCACCAGCCCCACGGTGCTGATGCCGACCACACCGGTGAACACGCCACTAGGAATCGCGGTGGACAATGGTGGCAACGTCTACCTCGTCGACAGCGCTGACCGGCGCGTGCTGAAGCTGCCTTCAGGCTCGGACACCCCGGCGGAACTAGCCTTCCCCGGGCTGCAGGAACCGTACGGCGTCGCGGTGGACAGTAAGGGCAACGTGTACGTCACCGACACGATGGGCCGCAAAGTCCTCAAGTTGGCTGTCGGCACGACACAGGCCGCGCCGGTCCCGTTCGCCTCGCTGAACTATCCGTTCGGTGTCGCGGTCGACCGGGACGGCGACCTTTACGTCGCGGACTGTCATCGCAGCGACGACTGCGCGAACGGCAAAGTTCTGGAATTGGGAGCCGCGCCGTGA
- a CDS encoding serine/threonine-protein kinase, translating into MSLGQDTSLKTLLAEGGPLDPTRAVNVVRQVAAAIDDAHSHQTIHQDVRPATILVSGADYAYLAEGGTKSVGLEPLTYQAPELVTNNTVTYRADIFALTAVLYECLTGVPPYRSVTGDTAALIAARLDAPIPQPSQHRKDLPAGFDAVIARGLAKNPAERYPSAAELAAAAQQALTGAPTSNTPSKPTRQTPADSATVELTLPSTAPQQPKRDPLLEQPTTYPDLPTLPSPSANNARRRRWALPVAAGLLVIAAVTAGVIAIPRLTRHHTTSQSAGTATTHTYSSQPTALPFPVLDSPKAMAVGRDGTLYLLSSVSGEPPTEQYAGSPKRLFKLAPGAAGPSTIEIPGLDISLASAIAVDAGNNIYIAQDKNVWRFALGTARPIRLPFRDLISVASIAVDSADNVYIVGTGGGNGVNYLALKLIPGDARPARLPFNLQLPRAITVDHKGDIYVINSADKGQRKILKLAAGAGNPTEVPLAGLKDPSSLAVDGAGGLFVADMWAGKVFELQPGATDPAALPQLTKATAVSVDAAGNVYVCTTMTKTEGEQMVLPGQVLKYAPDS; encoded by the coding sequence GTGAGTCTCGGCCAGGACACCAGCCTCAAAACCCTGCTGGCGGAGGGCGGTCCGCTGGACCCGACGCGGGCAGTCAACGTGGTACGCCAGGTCGCCGCCGCGATCGACGACGCGCACTCGCATCAGACGATCCACCAAGACGTGCGCCCCGCAACCATCCTGGTTTCCGGAGCCGACTACGCATACCTCGCTGAGGGCGGCACAAAATCCGTCGGCCTCGAACCCCTGACCTACCAAGCACCCGAGTTGGTCACCAACAACACGGTGACCTACCGCGCCGACATTTTTGCCTTGACCGCGGTGCTCTACGAATGCCTGACCGGGGTGCCCCCATATCGCTCGGTGACCGGGGACACCGCAGCCCTCATCGCCGCCCGACTGGATGCGCCAATCCCGCAACCGAGTCAACACCGGAAGGACCTTCCGGCCGGATTCGATGCGGTGATCGCGCGGGGTCTGGCCAAGAATCCTGCTGAGCGCTACCCCAGCGCCGCAGAACTAGCCGCAGCGGCCCAGCAGGCATTGACCGGTGCACCCACTAGCAACACACCCAGCAAACCAACCAGGCAAACCCCCGCGGATTCGGCCACCGTCGAGCTGACCCTGCCCTCGACCGCCCCCCAGCAACCGAAGCGGGACCCCCTTCTCGAACAGCCAACGACATACCCGGACCTCCCAACCTTGCCGTCACCATCGGCCAACAACGCACGTCGACGCCGGTGGGCTCTGCCCGTGGCGGCCGGGTTGCTCGTAATTGCCGCGGTGACCGCAGGCGTCATCGCGATACCGCGGCTCACCCGGCACCACACCACTAGCCAGTCTGCGGGCACCGCGACTACGCACACCTACAGCTCGCAGCCAACAGCGTTGCCATTCCCTGTGCTCGATTCGCCGAAAGCCATGGCGGTCGGCCGCGACGGCACTTTATATTTGCTGAGCTCGGTCAGCGGGGAACCCCCCACTGAGCAGTACGCCGGCTCGCCGAAGCGCTTGTTCAAGCTGGCACCGGGAGCCGCCGGCCCGAGCACGATCGAAATCCCGGGCCTCGACATCAGTTTGGCGTCGGCAATAGCGGTGGACGCTGGGAACAACATCTATATCGCCCAGGACAAGAATGTCTGGCGATTCGCGTTGGGAACTGCCAGGCCAATACGGCTGCCGTTTCGGGATCTCATCAGTGTCGCGTCGATAGCAGTCGACTCCGCCGACAATGTCTACATTGTCGGCACTGGCGGTGGTAATGGCGTGAACTACCTAGCCCTGAAACTGATCCCGGGCGACGCCAGGCCCGCACGCCTGCCCTTTAACTTGCAATTGCCACGCGCCATCACAGTCGACCACAAGGGCGATATCTACGTCATCAACAGCGCGGACAAAGGTCAACGCAAGATACTCAAGCTGGCTGCCGGCGCCGGCAACCCGACTGAGGTACCCCTGGCTGGCCTCAAAGATCCTTCGTCACTCGCCGTCGACGGGGCCGGCGGCCTCTTCGTCGCCGATATGTGGGCAGGAAAGGTATTCGAACTACAACCGGGAGCGACTGACCCCGCGGCGCTGCCACAGCTTACGAAGGCAACCGCGGTGTCGGTTGACGCAGCGGGGAATGTCTACGTATGCACCACAATGACCAAAACGGAAGGCGAGCAGATGGTGCTGCCAGGACAGGTGCTGAAGTACGCACCCGATTCCTAG
- a CDS encoding serine/threonine-protein kinase gives MIEDPPKDVPDARVGTMFGPYRLMRLLGSGGFGEVYEAEDTAMHRVVALKLLSATYSRDPVFRERLFREARTAGRLREPHVLPIHSCGEIDGQVYIDMRLVRGVDLDTVLQREGPLEPARAVAIVLQVAGALDAAHAETVIHRDVKPANVLLSGDDFASLVDFGLANAAGDARLTKTGKAVGTFDYVAPERLNNTPVDHRCDVYALACVLYELLTGKTPYADSGDLSALMTAQLSAPIPRASHQRAGIPAEFDEVIARGMAKNPDARFFSAGEFAAAAQRVLQPAATTRPWSPEPPAAQPLSSALPPPAPWQRQPIQQRRRGKPRRRLIAAAAVGVVTALAIAAVIAWIAPWRGDGPHTTASRPRPSTATPTTLPFPPLAEPRGVTVDKGGTVYVAELGRNAPQGRILKLTPSENSPRELPFGELYASGVATDKFGNVYVADINARGVWMLAPGGHGPAMLPFGHLQDPMDVAVDDEGTVYVVDMGLKQLVRLRSGASGPKQLMPTTPLENPLGVAVDRQRNVYVVANDARNVLKLSPEATTPTELPFAGLDRAYMVAVDKNGSVYVTDPGKHRVLRLAAGANSSTELPFPGLHYPFGVATDEDDNVYVVDCERADHCVNGRVLMLGSPS, from the coding sequence GTGATCGAGGATCCGCCGAAAGATGTGCCCGACGCGCGAGTAGGCACAATGTTCGGACCGTACCGGCTGATGCGGCTGCTGGGCAGTGGCGGATTCGGCGAGGTGTACGAGGCTGAGGACACCGCGATGCACCGTGTGGTGGCGTTGAAACTGCTAAGCGCCACCTATTCGCGAGACCCGGTCTTCCGCGAACGACTGTTTCGCGAGGCCCGCACCGCCGGGCGACTACGCGAGCCCCACGTGCTGCCGATCCACAGTTGCGGGGAGATCGACGGCCAGGTCTACATCGATATGCGACTGGTGCGCGGCGTGGACCTGGATACCGTGCTGCAGCGCGAAGGGCCATTGGAACCCGCGCGCGCGGTCGCCATCGTGCTGCAGGTCGCCGGCGCGCTGGACGCCGCGCACGCCGAAACGGTGATCCACCGCGACGTCAAACCGGCCAATGTCCTGCTCTCCGGCGACGACTTCGCCAGCCTGGTCGACTTCGGCCTGGCTAACGCCGCCGGCGATGCCCGGCTGACCAAAACCGGCAAAGCCGTCGGCACCTTCGACTATGTCGCGCCGGAGCGCCTCAATAACACCCCGGTCGACCATCGCTGCGATGTGTACGCGCTGGCCTGCGTGCTCTACGAACTGTTGACCGGTAAGACTCCCTACGCCGACTCCGGCGACCTGTCGGCCCTGATGACCGCACAGCTGAGCGCCCCGATCCCCCGAGCCAGCCACCAGCGGGCCGGCATCCCGGCCGAGTTCGACGAAGTGATCGCGCGCGGCATGGCCAAGAACCCCGACGCTCGCTTCTTCAGTGCCGGCGAGTTCGCCGCCGCTGCCCAGCGTGTGCTCCAGCCCGCCGCGACGACCCGGCCGTGGTCACCCGAACCGCCCGCCGCGCAGCCACTCAGCAGCGCTCTGCCGCCGCCCGCACCCTGGCAGCGCCAGCCAATTCAACAACGGCGACGGGGCAAACCTCGCCGCAGGCTGATCGCGGCCGCCGCAGTCGGCGTGGTCACTGCGCTCGCCATCGCCGCGGTGATCGCCTGGATTGCCCCATGGCGCGGCGACGGCCCTCATACGACAGCCAGCCGGCCGCGGCCGTCGACCGCCACCCCGACCACGTTGCCCTTTCCCCCGCTGGCCGAACCCCGGGGCGTGACAGTGGACAAAGGCGGCACTGTCTACGTCGCCGAGCTCGGTAGAAATGCGCCGCAAGGCCGCATTCTGAAACTAACCCCGAGCGAGAATTCCCCCCGCGAACTCCCCTTCGGCGAGCTGTACGCGTCTGGCGTGGCAACGGACAAGTTCGGCAATGTCTATGTAGCCGACATCAATGCCCGCGGGGTATGGATGCTGGCGCCAGGTGGACACGGCCCGGCGATGCTGCCGTTCGGGCATCTGCAGGACCCGATGGATGTAGCCGTCGACGACGAGGGCACTGTCTACGTTGTCGACATGGGTCTCAAGCAGTTGGTGAGGTTGCGCAGCGGCGCAAGCGGCCCCAAGCAACTGATGCCGACCACACCGCTGGAGAACCCGTTGGGTGTGGCGGTGGATCGGCAGCGAAACGTTTACGTGGTCGCCAATGATGCCCGCAACGTACTCAAGCTTTCACCGGAGGCCACCACACCAACCGAGCTTCCTTTCGCCGGCCTCGATAGGGCATACATGGTCGCGGTCGACAAAAATGGCAGCGTCTACGTCACCGACCCGGGCAAGCATCGGGTGCTGAGGTTGGCCGCCGGTGCCAACTCTTCGACCGAGCTGCCCTTTCCCGGACTGCATTATCCGTTCGGCGTCGCGACCGACGAGGATGACAACGTCTATGTCGTCGACTGCGAGAGAGCGGACCATTGTGTGAACGGACGCGTTCTGATGCTGGGTTCGCCCTCGTGA